A genomic segment from Alteribacillus bidgolensis encodes:
- a CDS encoding DMT family transporter, with protein sequence MKWKHIIILGLLQTFAVFGLITYAMLFVNAGKTSIILYTMPIWSSILAALFLNETITRKNIIGLLLGVTGFSLIIGADIFQQATWQNILGIILVLIASLCWAVSNVYFRLKLAGSNQLSVTAFQILIGSLGLAILAFLFEREQVIQWNKESIFSLLFTGVIASALCFSIWYYLLTVINTVTAAISTLLVPVFGVMFGHLLLSEVLTLSMLMGAFFIFTGIFISQAGLQRFRFTRKIKEQGL encoded by the coding sequence TTGAAATGGAAACATATAATAATACTTGGCCTGCTTCAAACGTTTGCTGTCTTTGGTTTAATAACATATGCTATGTTATTTGTGAATGCAGGCAAAACTTCTATCATTTTATATACTATGCCCATTTGGTCAAGCATTTTGGCTGCTCTCTTTTTAAACGAAACGATAACAAGAAAAAATATTATTGGCCTGCTGCTTGGTGTTACAGGATTTTCTCTTATAATAGGAGCTGACATTTTCCAGCAAGCAACGTGGCAGAATATATTGGGAATTATCCTCGTTCTGATTGCTTCTTTATGCTGGGCAGTCTCAAATGTTTACTTTCGATTAAAGCTTGCTGGCTCAAACCAATTATCCGTTACTGCCTTTCAAATACTGATTGGGTCTTTGGGGTTAGCGATACTAGCGTTTTTATTTGAGCGCGAACAGGTTATACAATGGAACAAAGAAAGTATTTTTTCGCTTCTTTTCACAGGAGTCATAGCTTCTGCGTTATGTTTCTCGATTTGGTACTACCTTCTTACTGTCATTAATACAGTAACCGCAGCAATCTCCACATTGCTTGTCCCAGTGTTTGGTGTAATGTTTGGACATTTACTGCTAAGTGAAGTACTCACCCTTTCTATGTTAATGGGTGCTTTTTTCATTTTTACCGGTATCTTCATCAGCCAAGCAGGTTTACAAAGATTTCGTTTTACACGAAAGATAAAAGAACAAGGGCTTTAA
- a CDS encoding SE1832 family protein, which yields MNRDELESKLQMLKADYIRVQGDLEKLESVGGNAEPAAKELETIEKEIQAINLKLAV from the coding sequence ATGAACCGCGACGAATTAGAAAGTAAATTACAAATGTTAAAAGCAGACTACATTCGAGTACAAGGCGATTTAGAAAAGCTAGAATCTGTTGGCGGCAACGCAGAACCGGCTGCCAAAGAGCTTGAAACGATTGAAAAAGAAATTCAAGCCATTAATCTGAAACTAGCAGTTTAA
- a CDS encoding ABC transporter ATP-binding protein, producing MSKLTAQHIAVSYNENTILKNMNLEVPEGMITSIIGPNGCGKSTVLKTMSRILKPDQGAIYLNGRSIHEMKTKEVAKEMAILAQTPDIPQTLTVSQLAAFGRYPHRRGTGRLTIRDKEAVAQALDDTGMSEYKDRPLEALSGGQRQRAWISMALAQETDVLLLDEPTTYLDMAHQLEILELLQDLNEKEKRTIVMVIHDLNHAARFSDHLIAMKAGKVQDIGSPSEVISKPVLRRVFGIDAYVVPDPRTGKPICMTYDLVDRHLESVPNPEIQTQIARV from the coding sequence GTGTCGAAACTTACCGCACAACACATTGCAGTCTCATATAATGAAAATACTATTTTAAAAAATATGAACTTAGAAGTACCTGAAGGAATGATTACATCGATCATTGGACCTAACGGCTGCGGAAAGTCTACTGTACTTAAAACAATGTCCAGGATTCTTAAACCGGATCAAGGTGCCATTTATTTAAATGGCAGAAGCATTCATGAAATGAAAACAAAAGAAGTAGCTAAAGAAATGGCTATTCTTGCCCAAACCCCTGATATCCCGCAAACGTTGACTGTTTCTCAACTTGCAGCATTTGGACGTTACCCACATCGCCGCGGGACCGGCCGCTTAACAATAAGAGATAAAGAAGCTGTAGCGCAAGCGTTGGATGATACTGGGATGAGTGAATATAAAGATCGCCCGCTTGAAGCTTTATCGGGCGGACAAAGACAAAGAGCATGGATATCGATGGCATTAGCTCAGGAAACAGATGTACTGCTTTTAGATGAACCCACCACTTATTTGGATATGGCGCATCAATTAGAAATATTAGAGCTTCTGCAAGATTTGAATGAAAAAGAAAAGCGGACAATCGTAATGGTTATTCATGATTTAAATCACGCTGCACGTTTTTCTGATCATTTGATTGCTATGAAAGCAGGAAAAGTGCAGGATATTGGTTCCCCATCTGAAGTGATCAGTAAACCAGTTCTTCGCCGTGTATTTGGGATCGATGCATATGTAGTACCTGATCCTCGAACCGGAAAACCTATTTGTATGACTTATGATCTAGTAGACCGACATTTAGAATCTGTACCTAATCCAGAAATTCAAACTCAAATAGCGAGGGTTTAG
- a CDS encoding iron ABC transporter permease, with the protein MKSLSYKQKAVLIFGGGTALLLFLITFHLLQSSREMPFHIVWEAVWNKGDSLQHNIVQSIYLPRIVIGIIAGAALAAAGVIFQTLTKNPLASPSTLGVHSGAYFFLVAGTIFGPSWLGGNGFLLALAGGTFAAMLVFLLAGGHTATPVRMALAGMVLTLMFTSFTSTLQIFFEYETAGLFLWGNGTLVQQDWNGVTFSLPWVAFLLIVVLWIGKKMDLLLLGEDQAKTLGEKVRIVQVLMFFSAVGLTALVVSVVGPIAFIGLIAPHLIKLAGYQLHGMLIPASMLWGANILIGADVLGRYLDPSLTELPVGSITALIGAPWLIWLILKNRNRIIGSGNKESLSPGSLSFKLPYSWVVIGSFLLLSIAFFCGLAGGGNGFEFISTWNALFTDESSGQKFIIFDLRLGRVLAAMFAGILLALSGLLFQGILRNPLADPSIIGVTHGAGVGALTVMFLLSGFSAAWIPAGAIAGSFITVGIVLFFSWKTQFQPAVLALMGIGVSAVGGAVTQILITRSNMNAASALTWLSGSTYASGFSELQQFLIWPVFILIPLSAVLMHKLNILSLGDQTAIGLGVQTITVRWIAALLATFSASMAVAAVGTIGFIGLVAPHLARLLIGHDHRKILPVSLMLGAALLVIADTAGRMVLAPKEIPSGLVAAVIGAPFFLWLMNKTSKNS; encoded by the coding sequence ATGAAATCTTTATCATACAAACAGAAGGCTGTCCTTATTTTTGGTGGAGGGACAGCCCTCTTGCTATTTCTTATTACTTTTCATTTATTGCAAAGTTCAAGGGAAATGCCTTTTCACATTGTATGGGAAGCAGTTTGGAATAAGGGAGACTCCCTGCAGCATAACATTGTCCAATCGATATACCTGCCACGAATTGTTATTGGAATCATAGCAGGTGCTGCTCTAGCTGCTGCAGGTGTTATATTCCAAACCTTAACAAAAAACCCGCTTGCCTCCCCTAGCACGTTAGGAGTACATTCTGGTGCTTACTTTTTTCTCGTTGCCGGAACCATTTTTGGGCCGTCCTGGCTCGGGGGCAACGGCTTTTTATTAGCATTAGCAGGTGGGACGTTTGCGGCAATGCTCGTTTTTCTGCTAGCTGGTGGTCATACTGCGACTCCGGTTCGAATGGCTCTGGCTGGTATGGTGCTTACGTTGATGTTTACTTCCTTCACTTCTACCTTGCAAATATTTTTTGAATATGAAACAGCAGGACTTTTTCTTTGGGGAAATGGCACGTTAGTACAGCAGGACTGGAATGGAGTCACTTTCTCCCTTCCATGGGTTGCATTCTTATTAATAGTTGTTCTCTGGATTGGAAAAAAAATGGACCTTTTACTTCTAGGCGAAGACCAGGCTAAAACTTTAGGGGAGAAAGTAAGAATTGTTCAAGTATTAATGTTTTTTTCTGCAGTTGGCCTCACAGCTCTTGTCGTCAGTGTAGTGGGCCCAATTGCTTTCATTGGACTTATTGCACCGCATTTAATAAAACTGGCAGGTTATCAGCTTCATGGTATGTTGATTCCTGCGTCTATGCTTTGGGGAGCTAATATTTTAATAGGAGCCGATGTACTTGGCCGTTATCTTGATCCATCTCTCACTGAACTTCCGGTGGGATCAATAACCGCCCTTATCGGTGCCCCGTGGCTGATTTGGCTGATCCTAAAGAACCGAAATCGCATTATCGGATCAGGAAACAAAGAATCATTATCACCTGGCAGCTTGTCGTTCAAACTGCCTTATTCCTGGGTCGTAATCGGTTCTTTTCTGCTCCTTAGTATTGCGTTTTTTTGCGGCCTTGCTGGCGGGGGAAATGGATTTGAATTCATCTCTACTTGGAATGCTCTTTTTACAGATGAATCATCCGGACAGAAGTTTATTATTTTTGACCTTAGATTAGGAAGAGTACTGGCCGCCATGTTTGCTGGCATACTACTTGCTTTAAGCGGATTGCTTTTCCAAGGAATTTTGCGCAATCCACTTGCTGATCCTTCTATTATCGGCGTTACTCATGGTGCCGGTGTTGGCGCACTTACTGTCATGTTTTTACTCTCAGGTTTTTCTGCGGCATGGATTCCAGCAGGAGCAATTGCTGGTTCTTTTATAACAGTCGGGATTGTATTATTTTTTTCTTGGAAAACTCAATTCCAGCCTGCTGTCCTTGCTCTTATGGGAATTGGCGTTTCGGCAGTCGGCGGTGCTGTTACACAAATTTTAATTACACGTTCCAATATGAATGCTGCCTCTGCTCTTACTTGGTTATCTGGAAGTACATATGCCTCAGGTTTTTCAGAATTACAGCAATTTCTTATTTGGCCGGTTTTCATACTGATTCCTTTAAGTGCTGTATTAATGCATAAATTAAATATACTTTCTCTTGGAGATCAAACGGCTATTGGACTCGGTGTGCAAACCATTACAGTGCGGTGGATTGCGGCACTTCTGGCAACGTTTTCTGCCTCTATGGCTGTTGCGGCCGTTGGTACAATAGGTTTTATCGGGCTTGTCGCTCCTCATTTAGCACGTTTACTAATCGGACATGATCATCGTAAAATACTGCCTGTCTCTTTGATGTTGGGGGCAGCGCTGCTTGTTATAGCTGACACTGCAGGGCGAATGGTGTTAGCGCCAAAAGAAATCCCCTCCGGTCTTGTAGCAGCTGTTATAGGCGCCCCATTTTTTCTATGGCTTATGAATAAAACATCAAAAAATTCATAA
- a CDS encoding ABC transporter substrate-binding protein: MKKCYIFVLSLFLMLVIVGCSEGESEDSAENNNEEQDVSENGTTTVKDARGEQEIEGTPENIVVLEWVYAEDLLALGMEPTGVADIEGYNQWVNIEPELSEDVTDVGTRQEPSLEEIAQLEPDLIITAQYRHEAISDELNEIAPTLMFEPYPEEGEGDQYEEMETTFKEIAKAVDKEEEAEKVLGDLDESYEEISSQLSEEGLKGTELVLTQAFSANENASLRLFTDNSMAMKILNNIGLENAYDGEEFEVYGYTETSVESLEPYQDAEFMYIVQEDDNVFENQLSGNPVWENLNFVEEDRTHALPGDTWTFGGPLAAEVFAEQAAEALIGE; this comes from the coding sequence ATGAAAAAATGTTACATATTTGTTTTAAGTTTATTTCTTATGCTTGTGATCGTCGGATGCAGCGAAGGGGAATCAGAAGATTCAGCAGAGAATAACAATGAAGAACAAGACGTCTCAGAAAATGGCACTACTACGGTGAAAGATGCACGGGGAGAGCAGGAAATTGAGGGAACACCGGAAAACATAGTTGTGCTAGAATGGGTTTATGCAGAAGATCTGCTTGCTTTAGGAATGGAGCCGACCGGTGTTGCTGACATAGAGGGATACAATCAGTGGGTTAACATTGAGCCTGAACTTTCTGAAGACGTAACCGATGTTGGTACCCGGCAAGAACCTAGCCTTGAGGAAATTGCCCAATTAGAACCAGATCTTATTATTACCGCACAGTATAGACATGAAGCCATTAGTGATGAACTTAATGAAATTGCCCCTACTCTTATGTTTGAACCTTATCCTGAAGAAGGAGAAGGTGACCAGTATGAAGAAATGGAGACTACGTTTAAAGAAATTGCAAAAGCTGTAGATAAAGAAGAAGAAGCCGAAAAAGTGCTTGGTGATCTAGATGAATCTTATGAAGAAATTTCATCCCAGTTAAGTGAAGAAGGCTTAAAGGGTACAGAACTTGTCTTAACTCAAGCATTCAGTGCCAATGAAAATGCTTCTCTTCGTCTATTTACAGACAACTCAATGGCCATGAAAATATTAAATAACATTGGCTTAGAAAACGCCTATGATGGTGAAGAATTTGAAGTATACGGCTATACAGAAACCAGTGTAGAAAGTCTCGAGCCTTATCAAGATGCTGAGTTTATGTATATTGTGCAAGAAGACGATAATGTATTTGAAAACCAGCTAAGCGGCAACCCAGTATGGGAAAATTTAAACTTTGTAGAGGAAGACCGTACTCATGCATTGCCAGGCGATACTTGGACTTTTGGCGGTCCTCTAGCCGCTGAAGTTTTTGCTGAACAGGCTGCAGAGGCTCTTATAGGAGAGTAA
- a CDS encoding MBL fold metallo-hydrolase: MRQISEHIYKAEVWFGLKISAWVVKTERGSILVDTGMNFMSSVLLKLAREHGPLQMILLTHGHMDHTNGLPSILKKEKVSVYAHEQEIPYMEGDLIYPRRKKPEYLIKKGIAKKIPADEAGVLHTMMGLTPYFTPGHSPGHTVFYHSQDDVLLCGDLFTSKKRELSPPIKAFTANMEQAIESGKIVESLDPSLASICHGNDVTDPGSKYKIYEQKYGAKNKGKTNIS; encoded by the coding sequence GTGAGGCAAATTTCAGAACATATATATAAAGCCGAAGTCTGGTTTGGATTAAAAATAAGTGCATGGGTAGTAAAAACTGAAAGAGGATCCATATTGGTCGACACGGGGATGAATTTTATGTCATCTGTACTCCTGAAATTGGCTCGAGAGCATGGACCTTTGCAAATGATCTTGTTAACTCATGGACATATGGATCATACAAATGGTTTACCTTCTATTTTAAAAAAAGAAAAAGTGTCGGTTTACGCACATGAACAAGAGATTCCTTATATGGAAGGAGATCTTATATATCCCCGTAGAAAGAAACCAGAATACTTAATAAAGAAGGGGATAGCAAAAAAAATTCCTGCTGATGAGGCAGGTGTATTACATACAATGATGGGGTTAACGCCTTATTTTACTCCAGGACACTCACCCGGTCACACAGTTTTTTATCATAGTCAGGATGACGTGCTGTTGTGCGGGGATTTATTTACTTCCAAAAAAAGAGAACTTTCTCCTCCAATTAAAGCTTTCACTGCTAACATGGAACAAGCGATAGAAAGTGGAAAAATTGTAGAAAGCCTGGATCCGAGTTTGGCTTCCATTTGTCACGGAAACGATGTGACAGATCCAGGTTCGAAGTATAAAATATACGAACAAAAGTATGGCGCAAAAAATAAAGGTAAAACTAATATTTCTTAA
- a CDS encoding ketopantoate reductase family protein, with protein sequence MHIAVYGAGALGIYFGGRFLEAGNDVSFFVREKRAVQLRCEGLKINSIQGDFEKQDITIHTDPKTVEKADIIILAIKGYHLEQALPQIKEISERTNAFILPLLNGVEHIHILQEALGKEKVIGGIAFIIATLDAKGHFEHTSKQHDILFGPLHEKQQDICEKLEIESEKINANSYKKKDILTHIWKKYMFITAFSGITSAAQRTIGDIIETRASFKTAENVLKEMKTLANREGISLTDNDIVQAANQLQSFPEQATSSMHQDLRKGLPLEVEHLHGGALRIAAKHNEIVPVIATLYGIIKTHENGIP encoded by the coding sequence ATGCATATCGCAGTGTATGGAGCAGGAGCATTAGGCATTTATTTTGGCGGACGATTTCTTGAAGCAGGGAACGATGTTTCGTTTTTTGTGAGAGAAAAACGAGCAGTACAACTTCGCTGTGAAGGTTTGAAAATTAATAGTATACAGGGTGATTTTGAAAAACAAGACATTACAATACATACAGATCCGAAAACGGTAGAAAAAGCAGATATAATAATTCTTGCTATAAAAGGATACCATCTTGAGCAAGCACTGCCCCAAATTAAAGAGATTTCAGAAAGAACGAATGCATTTATATTGCCGCTTTTAAATGGGGTGGAGCATATACATATATTACAAGAAGCATTAGGGAAAGAAAAAGTAATCGGAGGTATTGCTTTTATTATTGCTACGTTAGATGCCAAAGGCCACTTCGAACATACTAGCAAACAACATGACATTCTTTTCGGACCGCTTCATGAAAAGCAGCAAGACATATGTGAAAAATTAGAAATAGAAAGTGAAAAAATAAATGCCAATAGTTATAAGAAAAAAGATATTCTAACACATATTTGGAAAAAATATATGTTTATTACTGCTTTTTCTGGCATTACATCAGCAGCTCAACGTACGATAGGAGATATTATAGAGACAAGGGCATCTTTTAAGACTGCTGAAAATGTCCTAAAGGAAATGAAGACGTTAGCGAATCGAGAAGGAATAAGCTTAACAGATAATGACATTGTTCAAGCAGCAAATCAATTACAAAGCTTTCCGGAACAAGCTACTTCTTCTATGCATCAAGATTTGAGAAAAGGCCTGCCGCTAGAAGTAGAACATTTGCATGGCGGTGCTCTTCGGATAGCTGCAAAGCATAATGAAATAGTACCAGTCATTGCAACTCTTTATGGGATTATAAAAACACATGAAAATGGCATACCTTAA
- a CDS encoding peptidoglycan-binding protein, producing the protein MKLKPTVITWKTLGIPALAAGFAFFASPVGTDANELGDKELSIGAESSQVEELQELLEEEGLLEEENINGTFDEETADAVKDYQDEHELRIDGIAGPHTIGALEILGKGDDGEPVKVLQVKLNSLGFYDQKVDGKFGPNTHDAVIDFQKSEDILIDGLAGPQTFGALVKAINNSESSKEENSKEKEEADVSKSSNEEHSEEQQEDVASEQSSEAEGRTLQVEATAYTANCSGCSGVTATGVDLNANPDANVIAVDPDVIPLGSKVKVEGHGTFTAADTGGAINGNKIDIFMPNKSGATSFGRQSLEVTVLE; encoded by the coding sequence TTGAAACTAAAACCAACTGTTATTACTTGGAAAACATTAGGTATACCTGCGTTAGCAGCCGGTTTCGCTTTTTTTGCGAGCCCTGTTGGCACGGACGCTAACGAATTAGGAGATAAAGAATTATCAATCGGAGCAGAAAGCTCTCAAGTTGAAGAGTTGCAAGAACTCTTAGAAGAAGAGGGTCTTCTTGAAGAAGAAAACATTAATGGCACATTCGATGAAGAAACGGCTGATGCTGTTAAAGACTATCAAGACGAGCATGAACTGCGTATAGATGGTATTGCTGGGCCGCATACAATTGGCGCTCTTGAAATTCTAGGAAAGGGAGATGACGGAGAGCCAGTTAAAGTATTGCAAGTTAAACTAAATAGTCTCGGTTTTTATGATCAGAAAGTTGACGGAAAATTTGGTCCAAACACTCACGATGCCGTTATTGACTTCCAAAAATCTGAGGACATTCTTATAGATGGACTAGCAGGACCTCAAACTTTTGGGGCTTTGGTAAAAGCGATAAACAACTCTGAATCTAGTAAAGAAGAAAACTCAAAAGAAAAAGAAGAAGCAGATGTTTCTAAAAGCAGTAATGAGGAACATTCGGAAGAACAGCAAGAAGATGTGGCATCTGAACAAAGTTCTGAAGCAGAAGGTCGTACATTACAAGTAGAAGCGACAGCTTATACTGCTAATTGCTCTGGCTGCTCCGGTGTAACAGCTACTGGAGTAGATTTGAACGCAAACCCTGACGCTAATGTTATCGCAGTAGACCCTGATGTCATTCCACTTGGCTCTAAAGTAAAAGTAGAGGGCCACGGAACTTTCACAGCTGCTGACACTGGTGGAGCAATCAACGGCAACAAGATTGATATATTTATGCCAAACAAAAGTGGAGCTACAAGCTTTGGCCGTCAAAGTTTAGAAGTAACAGTATTAGAATAA
- the ytvI gene encoding sporulation integral membrane protein YtvI, producing the protein MKKETSWMIARFFMVTAAIVIIVWAIVTLFKLTYPFWIAALFAWMLKPLSRLLQRQFKFPPGLAALTSLLIGLSIFGGIITGLTFLIIDGIQRFADRAPTWMEDAFHNIQQFINQTILPAWREVSGAAEDFSKREGFSFNDGISEIGTQIGTALGQFAQKIADGLTQIVLSVPTFLVAFLFILLAIYFLGKDWERIINALRKSTPLVLYKKTHAFHQAMWIRVFGYLKAQFILMTVTGIIVFIGLSLLRIDGAVTLAIVVGIAEFLPYLGTGTILLPWSLYLLVTGSIGLSISLAVLYGVTMIVRQTIEPKVLSSSMNLNPIAVLVSLFAGLQLFGAVGLLFGPVLLVIIVILVDIGVAEDIKRFIRDGFSS; encoded by the coding sequence GTGAAAAAAGAAACAAGTTGGATGATAGCAAGATTTTTTATGGTGACAGCAGCCATTGTTATCATCGTTTGGGCAATAGTAACTTTATTTAAGCTCACCTATCCTTTTTGGATAGCCGCATTGTTCGCGTGGATGCTAAAGCCGCTCTCACGTTTGTTGCAGCGACAATTTAAATTCCCTCCGGGGCTCGCTGCCTTAACCTCTTTATTAATCGGCCTTTCCATTTTTGGAGGCATTATCACAGGCTTAACGTTCTTAATAATTGACGGAATTCAGCGATTTGCCGATAGAGCACCAACCTGGATGGAAGATGCTTTTCATAACATACAGCAATTTATTAATCAAACGATATTACCTGCTTGGCGGGAAGTAAGCGGCGCAGCCGAAGACTTCAGTAAACGAGAGGGCTTTTCATTTAACGATGGTATTTCAGAAATCGGCACACAGATAGGAACTGCACTTGGTCAGTTCGCTCAAAAAATAGCTGACGGACTTACTCAAATTGTTTTAAGTGTCCCTACATTTCTTGTTGCTTTTCTTTTCATTTTGTTAGCCATTTATTTTTTAGGAAAAGATTGGGAAAGAATTATTAATGCTCTTCGAAAATCTACACCATTAGTTTTGTATAAAAAGACACATGCTTTTCATCAGGCCATGTGGATAAGAGTGTTCGGTTATTTAAAAGCCCAGTTTATACTGATGACAGTAACCGGGATCATTGTATTTATCGGTCTATCTTTATTAAGAATAGATGGAGCAGTCACTCTCGCTATCGTGGTTGGTATTGCTGAATTTCTTCCTTATCTCGGCACAGGAACTATTTTGCTGCCATGGTCTTTATATCTGCTTGTTACTGGAAGTATCGGCTTAAGTATCAGTTTAGCTGTCTTGTATGGAGTTACCATGATTGTGCGGCAAACGATAGAACCTAAAGTACTTTCTTCAAGCATGAATTTAAATCCTATTGCTGTTCTCGTTTCCTTGTTTGCTGGGCTGCAGCTTTTTGGCGCAGTCGGGCTGCTTTTTGGACCTGTTTTACTCGTGATAATTGTTATATTAGTAGACATCGGAGTGGCAGAAGACATAAAGCGTTTTATAAGAGATGGTTTCAGCTCTTAG
- a CDS encoding fatty acid--CoA ligase, with protein MTTIRDVFEQSVKHYAEEEALVDVRLSRRWTFSEWDKEVNQLAQAFIRAGVKKGDRVSTVLFNTSEFAMTFLACAKLGAVFNPINFRLADKEIEFIINDAEPRIVLFEKAVENQIRPLADRIPNVQFWYIDEDPPSYADSYYERLSKEEAVRPDVSLTEDDIYAIMYTSGTTGKPKGVVHKHRDMVDQSVLIIASQRISTKDIGLSIAPLFHCAELHCAFIPRLQMGAKNVLLHHFDPEAVLNTVQKENISIFFAAPTMWSKLIQEKKESIKLDSLKKALYGGAPMAPALVKEVHGTFDVQLVQAYGMTEMGPAITILPDEAQLTKAGSAGKPLINHEIRVVRAGNDGQLDPNDEVAAGEQGEIIVRGPSMMSEYYKRPEATAEVLCDGWYFSGDVGYFDSDGYLWVNDRIKDMIVSGGENIYSREVEDALFDHPGVLDAAVVGEPDEKWGERVMAFVVKKEESVTAEELEKFCIESDRLANYKRPRRYEFVDELPRNASGKLQKFKLRERVKKQEGSSRV; from the coding sequence ATGACTACAATACGCGATGTGTTTGAACAATCCGTTAAACATTATGCGGAAGAAGAAGCCTTAGTAGATGTGCGTTTATCAAGAAGATGGACTTTTTCTGAATGGGATAAAGAGGTAAATCAATTGGCACAAGCCTTTATAAGAGCAGGGGTGAAAAAGGGTGACAGAGTATCAACAGTTTTGTTTAATACAAGCGAATTTGCGATGACCTTTTTAGCTTGTGCTAAACTTGGAGCTGTATTTAATCCAATAAATTTTAGACTGGCTGATAAAGAAATAGAATTTATTATAAACGATGCTGAGCCGCGTATTGTACTATTTGAAAAAGCAGTGGAAAATCAGATTCGTCCATTGGCAGATCGGATTCCAAACGTTCAATTTTGGTACATCGATGAAGACCCTCCAAGTTACGCTGACTCTTATTATGAAAGGCTTTCTAAAGAAGAGGCGGTACGCCCTGATGTTTCCTTAACAGAAGATGATATATATGCCATTATGTATACGAGCGGTACGACCGGCAAACCTAAAGGAGTAGTACACAAGCACCGAGATATGGTTGATCAAAGTGTCCTTATTATTGCTTCTCAAAGAATTTCAACAAAAGATATAGGTCTTTCTATTGCTCCTTTATTTCATTGTGCAGAGCTTCATTGTGCTTTCATTCCACGTCTTCAAATGGGTGCAAAAAATGTATTGCTTCATCACTTTGACCCAGAAGCTGTGTTGAACACTGTGCAAAAAGAAAACATCAGTATATTTTTTGCAGCACCAACAATGTGGAGTAAGCTTATCCAAGAGAAAAAAGAATCAATAAAATTAGATTCTTTAAAAAAAGCGTTATATGGAGGAGCTCCTATGGCTCCGGCCCTTGTAAAAGAAGTACACGGTACGTTTGACGTTCAACTAGTTCAAGCATACGGGATGACTGAAATGGGACCTGCAATAACGATATTACCGGATGAGGCACAATTAACCAAAGCTGGTTCTGCTGGAAAGCCTTTAATAAACCATGAGATACGGGTGGTCAGAGCAGGAAACGACGGACAATTAGATCCAAATGACGAAGTGGCAGCCGGGGAGCAGGGAGAAATAATCGTACGCGGACCAAGTATGATGAGTGAGTATTATAAACGGCCGGAGGCAACAGCTGAAGTACTTTGCGATGGATGGTACTTCTCTGGTGATGTGGGTTACTTTGATAGTGACGGGTATTTATGGGTAAACGATAGAATAAAAGATATGATTGTAAGCGGTGGAGAAAATATTTATTCCCGTGAAGTCGAAGATGCTTTATTTGATCATCCAGGTGTTCTTGATGCTGCTGTTGTCGGGGAGCCAGACGAAAAATGGGGAGAGAGGGTTATGGCCTTTGTTGTAAAAAAGGAAGAATCAGTGACAGCTGAAGAGCTTGAAAAATTTTGTATAGAAAGTGACAGACTTGCTAATTATAAACGTCCGCGCAGATATGAGTTTGTTGATGAGTTACCAAGAAATGCGAGCGGTAAACTACAGAAGTTTAAATTAAGAGAACGAGTAAAAAAACAAGAAGGTTCTTCTAGAGTGTGA
- a CDS encoding DUF6884 domain-containing protein, whose protein sequence is MNTICIIPCGKKKIWDIDPESGPVYAKNAYQGTLHKKCQQYADYHLWPWVTLSAKHGFLLPYDIVPENYDKGFHFPKHKVISDESLRRQWFEKNLYKADRIILLTGKKHERVMKRIVEDEDAHQWKQPLKGARGIGEMLQKLTIP, encoded by the coding sequence ATGAATACCATCTGTATTATCCCTTGCGGCAAAAAGAAAATTTGGGACATCGATCCAGAAAGTGGTCCAGTATATGCAAAAAATGCTTATCAAGGCACACTGCACAAAAAATGCCAGCAATATGCAGATTACCATCTATGGCCTTGGGTGACCCTTTCAGCCAAGCACGGATTTTTACTTCCTTATGACATTGTCCCAGAAAATTATGATAAAGGTTTTCACTTTCCAAAACATAAAGTGATCAGCGATGAATCTTTGCGTCGCCAGTGGTTCGAAAAAAATTTATATAAAGCGGATCGTATAATTTTATTGACGGGGAAAAAACACGAACGAGTCATGAAACGAATAGTAGAAGATGAGGATGCTCATCAATGGAAACAGCCGTTAAAAGGGGCGCGAGGCATTGGAGAAATGCTGCAAAAACTGACAATACCATGA